The DNA region ATTTCATCCCCCTTTTGACAATGGGGTACCCTTGCCATTTCCCCAAGAAACAAAACATACCAATCGAAATCAAAAATCACTTCATAATAATTCCTACCACAAGTCAATAAGATGAATCCCAAGATCTCATTACAGAACTCCGGGTCAGACTTCAGAGAATGGCTGATCAAGATTCTACAAATTTCCATCACATTATCCTCAGAGAGGATACACATGACAAGCACATCAGAATCACTCAAGGCTTTAACCACTAAATCCTTGTTCTCAACTACTGCCGAAATATTTTTCTGTGCAACAATAGCAAGTGCTTGCAAGCCTGGATACTTAAGATTCTTgttgtaaattttttattattattctttttgtcCCATTTATGTTAATGAAAACTTTTAGGCATGGAAATTAAGAAATTACGTTAAAAGTagggagagaataaaatataaaagataaaaatataataaagtaggtgattaaataaaataaaataaaatgattgaacgttttgttaaataaataattaaatattttgtttcttgtaaaaaaaataagttaGTTGAGacattctaaaattaattggGATCTAAGGGAATATATCATTTACAAAAAGAGAGATAAAACGGAATGAAAGTGATCAATAATCTTTAGTTTATGAATTAAATTACTATTCCCTTCGTccaaaaaaaatggaaagtacTAACTCCGTTTATAATAGATAAAAGTTATAAATGACATAGATTTTAATGCGCAATTAgcaaagtaaaagaaagagagTCAAAAGATGGtgaaaatattgttagtggattatgagtcACATTTAGAATAATATGTAAGGTTAATGTATTTGTTTGAaattttccatatttagaatTTGTCTAATTTTGGTTGACACCCAAATgttaaaattagtctatttcaaaagaaactttctatttttagaagtTAGACGATTTATTATGGACATTCTGACATGGAAAATGAGATTAATTTTTATGGACATAAAGAGTGCTCCATAATTTGATTGCAATTCGCAATTATCCTGTTAGACTATATTTTTTGGTGAATTGATGGTGACGTGGATGCCGAATTTTCCAACATAAACAAATTTTATTAACTAATCCCGAGATATTATATTACACTACGAGCCTTTTCGGTTTGCAAGGTTGTATctcgagattaaatatgtagtgtgtttgattcataagattgaatctcacaactcaatctaaGATGGATAATTGACCAACCCTCTACAACTAAAATATTCTCATTACTTAATCCCAGAtttatcttggtattattttatctagcaaACCGAATACCCACCTAAAAGAATACACTTTCTAGTTTTGTGTGTAATATTCAGGAttgaaccaaaaaaaaaactgcTACTACTAGTCTAAAATTCCTATTAACTACTTtgttcttagagcatctccaatggcggacgtccggtcggacgtcgcgacgggcgacccggACGTTCGCCactgtggcgtttagggtcggatacggacgtcccgtgaggacgtcgggtgtcctcggacgtccctgcgacgggcgggcggacgtccgccactgtggcaagggtcggacgtcccgctcggacgtccgaattttttttattttttttaaaccctatatatacggctcgttgaacttcatttcatttgcaccacttgttgttaacaagttttaaaccctatatatacggcgacgaggacagcgcggagtgagccggggatgttggattatgtatttttctttttttgaatgactatgtattttgcttttttctaactatgtgttttttatgttttatgaatatgtatttttgcccgtattttgctttcccgtattccgtgtcaaaattatatttccattttttcgtaattaaattattgtgattttttttattgcgggatgtcctagtgggaaaggcggacataggaggggatgtcctagtgacgtgacagtgggatgagaagtcctagtgacgtggcaggaggtgtttttgggatgtcctagtggatgtcctagtgggatgtccgcccactggagatgctcttaatgtTTGGGTACCACGTAGGATCTCTGGACAATTTACCCTACCGTGTGGATTATTGTGACCGCCCACGTAGTTTACTATGACAACTCGACGACATGAAACTCAGGGCATCTGCAGCGCTGGCTCGTTGCCagctcggtctcgtctcggcgagacgagacAGTTCGAGCCAGTGATGCGGCCACTCCGTCTCGTCCCGTATCCCTCCGCCGAGAGCATGTTGGCGAGCTAGCTCACCATGCGCgttggccacgtggcgagctccaCGTGAACGTCGTTTATATccgttgaatttttttttttaaattccgaaaaaattgaaaaaaattcccccaaaaatactagCCGAACATACCCGTTTTTttccaatattttatttttttttctatttttttcaagccccaatcacttctataaatatcaaatcattcccacaaattatacaccataaaaaaaaactctctattctcactcaaacactctacattcttcatttcaaaacattattcttctcccaaatttaatccattcatggatccatttgagcaaatgctcgaatgatggaagaatcgctagaagcaAAATTTGACAACCGTTAGACGATCACCGCATCACTTTCCATGATTATgcggatttcaataaattgtaatattaggatttcaattatgtatttttcgtattttcgaatgttgtaattttcgtggtttttaatgattttatgaattattagtattaatttaatatttcaatgaaatattaattgaatttgttggaaataaaaataaaaatgaaattgaatgaatagttaagggatgagatgattaagagatggagggttgcagatattgtctcttagttaagagaggGGTAAAACGTGCAgtgagacccatgaatagttaagagatgagacggtattgagaTGATATTGAGACAGGGATGTGGATGACCTCACTGCGCACAAAaacttctctttctttttcttctaaTTTTGTTCAAGCTCTGTTTTCACTTTAATCTTCgacaagtaaaagaaaaaaaataaacaattaagagtctaaaattatgataaaaaatGCTTGAAATTTATGGAAAATATGGAATATTTGATTGGCATCACTTATATTAAATGAATTGTGTTTTATGTTTAAATAATATGATCAATTAAGTTTGAATCACTTTTTTTTAAGACCAAAAACAACATGAGCAACTTATAGTGAGGAGTATGTATGCTGAAGATTTATGCGAAATGCGAAAATGTACACTATGTAAGTACATTAAATTAGTAACAACTTTTTCACTATTATCACATCATTTATAAACCAAATCATtgaatagtagtactaaaagTAAGGAAGTCCATGATGAGTAGCGCTCTTGCTACTCGCTAGAATAGTTTATAGATTAATATTccaaattcaaatcaaacttttaATGCATCTTTCACGATTCAGATCTAGAATTGACGATGATGTTTTGTCAAGTTTTATGAATGACTAGAATTTAGAATGTTTTGAAAGTTATATATAGAGGTACACTACTAACATTTTGATAATGATTTCAACTACACTATAGAAGTCTAAATATTTTTAAAGCATTTAGTTAACATGAAAATGATGTTCTTCTCACaccacaataaatatttctGTACGCCAAGGTGGAGTGTCAAACGAAATACTATTGTTAAATTTGATGGTAATAGAAGTGTAAATCCTCTAATAAGTTTGGTAGGAGCTAACTTTTATGGTATATGTCTATAATAAAATcgtgataaaaaaattaagaatacACTAATACTCCTTACAGTATATGTTATTATTTGATGAATAAACGATTGAAATAAGGGGTAAAGTTTTGCAACCTAAGCAGAGTTTAGGGTCAAACCATTTGAAGATtctaaaaataacataaaataaaacattattaAATAATCCATTAAAATGATTAAATTCATTGGAATTGTCATTATTAGTTTACGGCTACAATTTTTCGAAATTACTTGAAATTTTGGCTTTCATAATTTCACACAGCAAGACATGGATTTAAAATAGCCGTTGCGCAATTAAACTAGCCGTTGTATGTTTTGAACTCAAAATCCAATCACCACTTCTCTCAGTCTCTCTCTCCACATTAGCCCACTCCCTCTTTCTCTCGCTCTCATTTCGctttccatttttatttgttcattTCTGGATAAACTCAGGTATGTGGACTTTGTTTAGTTCCTCTATTTTTGTTAAATTCGCTGTGTTTTGGTAAGAATTTCATATGCGGCTCCGCTTCTACGGATCTGTGTGATTTTGCTTCGATTGAGTTGGGGcaattttccaaaattaatATGAGCGTGGTTTTGttaagtcttttatttatgGTAAGATGGATCTATGATTGTTCTCTGATTCGGTCGGAATTCTTCTATTTGCGTTGATTTGATTGAGTTTGTAATATTGGGGCTTTTTGTAGCTTTCGTCTTAATCTGTCTTGTTAACAGTTACCGTTCCATGCTTGCAAATTTCATCTTCTTGCTCAAAGATCTCAGTCTTCATTCCGTTTCTGCACAATGAAAATCTCATCGTCTTACTCAGCGTGCAGCTTGTTGCCTGAGTTTCATTTCAGCATATCCAAATTTGCATCAGCTTCTGAAATTAAGATAAGCTGATTGATATGATTTATTCAACGAGATGCCGATTTTAATTAGATGATGTTAATTACtacttaattttatttcaaattggAGCTGACCTGGGAAATAATTGGAAATAAGTGAACATTGGACTTTGTCAATAGGGAAAATCGTTTTTGGGTTGTCTTTCTCTCTTCAAATGTTTGTGGTCTATAAGCTTGGGGTTTCAGCTTCCTTTCCATGAATTTTCTTTTTGACCGAGTGACTATGAATTGCTCACAGACTAAATGGTTCATTTGTTGGTTCAATACACTCATTCACCTAATGAATATCAATAGCCTTATTCCTTACGTTATGTCATTAATATGGCCTCCTAATATGCAGATTGTTGTGTGTGGATCTTTTCAATCAAGGTCTGACATGGACTACAGAGCAGCTTGAATACAACAATCTATTATTTGTTCTTATAATATCATAGAGCCTCTGGTGAGGGGGCCTTACGTCGTGCTTCAGGTGGTGCTCCATTAGAGTGTTAGAAATTTATTCGGATAAGATGACTGTTAGAACGCCAGGCACACCAGCCTCAAAAGTGGACAGGACACAAGCAGCCGTCACTACAGGTGGAAACACAAATAGAGCAAGGGAAGAAAAAATTGTTGTAACTGTAAGATTAAGGCCTCTGAGCAAGAGAGAGCAATCATCTAAAGATCAGATAGCCTGGGAATGCATTGACGATCATACAATTGTGTACAATCCTAGTCCGCAGGAACGTGCAGCTTTACCTGCATCTTTTTCATTTGGTAATTACTAACCAAAACGTGGTATCATTCTTGCACAAGATTTTGGATGCCCTCTCCTGTTGTTTATAACTTAGTTGACAGAAAATACAACATGTTCTTCGCAGATAAAGTGTTCGGTCCTGATTGTTCGACTGAAAATGTGTATGAGGATGGAGTGAAAATGGTGGCATTATCTGCACTCAATGGAATCAATGgtaatttttttccttattaGATAGGAAAATTTATTTGCATAGCCTTGTATATATCttacttgattttttttctcctgATAAATTTCTGCAGCAACAATATTTGCATACGGACAAACTAGCAGTGGGAAAACTTATACGATGAGAGGAATCACGGAGAAGGCTGTTAATGATATTTACATGCATATAATTAATGTAAGTTTACACAACATTTTCTTTTAGCATAACTGGTAGAATAATATATACTGTATCACATACTTGCCAAAAATTGGAGCTCGACACAAATTGGTTAGAAACTAAAAGAAGTTGAGAATTTCACCGAAGAATTAGTTTTGTAAGATACTTTTTTTGCTTGGCTAATTGTTCTAATCAGTATTCATGATTTTTACCTTTTGACTACTATACAGACACCAGAAAGAGATTTCCAAATAAAGATATCTGGTCTAGAAATCTATAACGAGAATGTCAGGGACCTGCTGAACTCTGAATCTGGTCGAAGTCTTAAACTACTAGATGATCCAGAGGTGAAGATCTCTGCTGTTCTCACTATATTAAGTCTTAAGATTCAAGTTCATACTTCCTCTATTGGTTCCTGATGTCAACTTATTTGCAGAAAGGGACAGTGGTTGAGAAATTGGTGGAAGAGACAGCAAAAGATGATCAACACTTGAGACATTTAATCCATGTCTGTGATGGTAGGAAAAAATTCTCTCATGTATAGAACTTTATGTGGATCAGATGAAGTACCTTACTTACGAATACTCTACTCCATGCAGCTCAAAGACAAGTGGGTGAAACTGCACTAAATGATACTAGCTCCAGATCACACCAAATCATAAGATTGGTATGTATGTTTGCTTTTGTCATATCTATTGAATTAGAACAGATATTTAGAAGGCACTATAATTTTTCTTAACTGGAAATATTCTCACCTTAATGCAGACAATCGAAAGTACTCTCCGTGAAAGCTCAAATTGCGTGAGATCATATGTTGCCAGCCTGGTAAAAACCAAACATCAGATTttccttatattttaattaagttttaCCAGCAAACTGCAAATGATCTGTTTTCTTTCTCTCATTCTACAGAACTTTGTAGATCTAGCTGGCAGTGAAAGAACCTCACAAACAAACGCAGAGGGTATCAGGCTTAGGGAAGGGTGTCATATTAATTTAAGCTTGATGACCCTTACAACAGTAATCAGGAAGCTAAGGTAGGTGTTACCATCTGCTTTACATCATTCTCCTAGTTCCACTGCTTGGATAGTTATAATTGCAACTAATCCATTTCTATGCTCATCTTGTATCTTTGAAGTTTAATGCATGAATTTCGAGCATAAGTCAATAAATTCTCCATAAAACTTGAACACCATTTATGTGTGGAACTAATTTTTTTTGCCGTAATTTACTTTTCCTAGCTActgattttctttatttttttcgcATCCAGTGTGGGAAAAAGAAGTGGTCACATACCCTACCGAGATTCAAAGCTCACACGAATCTTGCAGCATTCACTGGGAGGAAATGCTCGCACTGCCATCATATGTACATTGAGTCCAGCAACAAGTCACGCTGAACAATCTCGTAATACACTTTTATTCGCTACCAGGGCAAAGGAAGTGACAAACAACGCTCAAGTGAACATGGTATTTTCTATTATCATATGCATGTTACACAAGTAAACATAGTTGTGCAGATgcataataatttctttttatgGCTCAAAATCATTCAATTATATTACTTGTTTGAATGATTCCATCAGGTAATTTCGGACAAACAGCTTGTTAAGCATTTGCAAAAGGAAGTAGCGAGACTTGAAGCAGAGTTACGTACACCAGAACCATCCAATGAGAGAGACATAAAACTTCTGCAGGTTAGCTAACATTTGTTGCTGTATTAAAGTTCAAGCATATGTCTACTACAGTAAGTCGGTAACTCTCATACTTAGTCAATCTGTTTGCTTAGATGGAGAAGGAGATGGAAGAATTGAGATGCCAAAGAGATCTGGCACAGTCTCAAGTAGAGGAGTTACGTAGAAAACTTGAGGATGAAAAGGTCTGCATTTCTTCTCAAcatctccccccccccccccccaacacacacacacacactaatcTATGCTATGTTACATTGCatcaaaacaattttatttacCTGGGATCTCATTTTAACCCTTTTTGTGTGCAGAAATTGAAACCATCTGATTCACATAGCCCTTCTGTGAAGAAGTGTCTGTCGTTTTCTGGCACTTTATTACCCAAAATGGATGGAAAGGAAAGAATACGAACTCTGGGAAGGCAGTCACTGAGGCAATCATCAACTGCCCCTTTCACGTTGATGCATGAGATCCGGAAACTTGAACATCTTCAGGAGCAGCTGGGTGAAGAGGCTACTCGAGCCCTTGATGTACTACAAAAGGAGGTTTCTTGTCATAGACTAGGCAACCAAGATGCAGCAGAGACTATAGCTAAGCTTCAAGCGGAGATAAGGGAAATGCGCTGTACTCAGCCTTCTGCTAAGGATGCAACTGAAGTTGAAAATGTCTTGCCAGTCAACAAGAGTATCAGTGCAAACCTGAAAGAAGAGATAACAAGACTTCATTCACAAGGAAGCACCATAGCCGATCTTGAGGAGAAACTAGAGAATGTCCAGAAGTCAATAGACAAATTAGTAATGTCTCTTCCAACTAAGAGAGATCAACCATCTACTGATAATAGTCCAAAGACGAAGAATCCCgacaagagaaagaaaataCTGCCGTTGGCTTCAAATAGTGGTTTGAACATGCAAAACCTCATAAAGTCTCCTTGTTCTCCCTTAACTGCTTCTGACCAAGTATTGGACCGCGATATTGAAAACAGACCTCCAGTTTCTGATGCTCTATCCGGTGAAACTCACTCAGTTTCTGATAAAGACACTCCCACCAAAAGTGATGCCTCATCAAAGGAAAACACCCCATATAGACGTTCAAGTTCTGTCAATATGAGAAAAATGCAGAAAATGTTTCAAAATGCAGCAGAAGAGAATGTAAGGAGCATAAAAGCATATGTCACTGAACTTAAAGAACGTGTAGCCAAGCTTCAATATCAGAAACAGCTTCTTGTGTGCCAGGTACATTAACTCTCCTTGGGTATATATAGTGGTCTACAGAAATAGTATCACATGTGCCCCCAACCTCACATTTGAATCTTTATCCCTTCAGGTGCTTGAACTGGAAGCAAACGAGGCAGCGGGATATAATTTGGAGGAATGTGAGGATATCCCTGAGATCGAGGAGGAGCCACAAGCTCCATGGCATTTGGTTTTCAgagagcagcagcagcagatcATCGAGTTATGGGACATATGCCATGTCTCCATCATTCACCGAACCCAATTTTATCTGTTGTTCAAGGGGGACCCTGCCGATCAAATATACATGGAAGTGGAGCTCAGGCGCCTGACATGGCTGCAACAGCACCTCACTGAGATGGGAAACGCAAGTCCTGCCCCTCAGGCAGGAAACGAAGCCGTAGTCTCATTATCTTCAAGGTCTGATCTCTCTCCATAAAACATGTAGTAcaattttttacttcattgagTTATCATTTCCAGATGCCTAACTGTCATTGCAATCTGTGGTGGTTCAGTATCAGAGCTTTGAAGCGTGAGAGAGAGTTTCTTGCAAGGAGGATGAACACACGCATGACAGCTGAAGAAAGAGAAGCATTGTTCATAAAATGGGACGTGCCATTGGATGGAAAGCAAAGAAGGTTGCAGTTTGTGAACAAGTTGTGGACCGATCCCCACAACGAGATGCATATACAAGAGAGCGCAGCGATAGTGGAGAAGCTTGTAGGCGGCGTTGGTGGAGGAAATTTGACAAAGGAGATGGTTGAGCTTAATTTTGCACTTCCAAGTGATAGAAGGCAATGGCATATGGACTGGAACCAGATACTCAAACCACCATCTTTTGTGAAGAATATTCTGTAAGTAAAGTTAATTTGATTACTCCATTTATTGTTTGCAGTTGCGGGAGACTCCTATTTCTTGGAGTCTCTCTCTGTCTGTCTCTTAGTTTTGTTGGATGTGTATAAACGATGTGACTGCTGATTGTTTTGCTTCACTCACATTGTGATGCAATTTGTAAGAACTCAGCTGCTGCTCACATTGGCTATTTTGTTCCAATTCTAGCTTTTTCATATTGTATTATTTTGTCTTACTGAGATTTGAAACACCGTACAATTGTTGAATGCTATACATCATTAAATACGGAGGTAAAGAGACAAGTATCAATTTACCTCTCGTATTTaagaaggtattatacatttttcaattttgaagaAGAGTATATTTACAACTCTTCTTCACACAAAGAGGTGTATATTTATACCTTCTTCTTGTTGAATGCTAAACATCATTAAATATGGAGATAAAGAAATAAGTATTAATAAGAAGAgtatttgagaatgtattatacattctttaattttgaaaatgtaTATTTACTGCTACTCCACAAAAAATGTAAATTTATGGAGTAGTAGTTATTTTTCTATACCTTTTAGTTTACTTTCTTCCATTGGAATtcactactccctccatcccggaTAATTCGTCTCACTATGAccgagcacgagttttaagaaatataatgaaaagtgagttgaaaaagttagtggaatgcgggtgctacttttatatattagttttataataaaatgtgagtatgaatgagttagtggaatatgaggtccactacaaaaaatggtaacagtgaaatgagacaaattatgtgggacggaccaaaatggaaaaatgaggcAAATtatctaggacggagggagtactttttaatAAGGTATATTTGCCTTCATGAAGAGGTCAATGAGAAATATACCTTttcaatttatcttttttcaTTTGAAGATGAGATCAAAAAACCCTTGTCATCGGAGAATAAGAAAATGAGCAAGACAAGTAAGTATACAAGTGCAACAACCCTACTCAATGTATGGGCCATTTGGGAAGGTTTCCCaagaataaaaagtaaattCGTGAGAGCTTAGCCCAAAGCGGAAAATATCACACCAATGTGATTAGGTGGGTATCGTCGACCCTCGCAGTAGTATCAGAACCGAAGTACGACAGACTTGTGTCAGGGGTTCGGTCACTTGCATGTACGTTCCGCGATGTTTTTGTATTAGCTCCAAAGTTCGACAGACTTTTGTGGTCCAAGGTTCGGTCAATTGCTTGAACGTTCTTGGGTGTTTTGGTATGAGCTTGATCAAGAACAAAAATATAGATAATAAGTTTTacagtaaaggccaaaattggtcctgaacatatgcccattttatcattttggtcctaaacattatcttttaaattttttggtcCTAGACAtatcaaatcggatcacaattggtcctccgttaacaattccgttaatatttaacggtcaacgattttaatcacaattttgaccaacttaaacaatttttaattatttaatcatcaaatttttttttaaaaataaaatcataaataatttgattatttaaaaattgtttaagttgtaataaataatttatgattttttgatgataaacacaattttgaccaacttaaacaaattttaagtatttaatcatcaaaattattatttttaaataaaatcataaataatttaattatttaaaaattgtttaagttgtaataaataatttatgatttttttatgataaacacaattttgaccaacttaaataatttttaattatttaatcatcaaaattatttttttaaataaaatcataaataattttgttatttaaaaattgtttaagttggaataaataatttaattatttaaaaattatttaattatttctaataaataaattatgattttatttaaaaaaataattttgatgattaaataattaaaaattgtttaagttggtcaaaattgtgattaaaatcgttgaccgttaaatattaacgaAATTGTTGACGGAGGatcaattgtgatccgatttgaaatgttcaggaccaaaaaattcaaaagataaagtttaggaccaaaataataaaatggacatatgttcaggtccaattttggcctttactcaaaCTTTTACTATGGACGTCAATTGCTTCCATGTTCTCCGGTCTTTTGTATGAGCTCAATCAAGAACAAATATGAATGACTACTAATATGGAGTTCAAGTGTATATCAACGGACCCTCACATTCTCATGATAGAGTCTTTTGTCTAAACGATTGAATATCTTCAATGCTTGTGTGATAGCTTAGATAAGTCCTAGATAGATGAGTTATCCATGCTTATTTGAGTATTTGGTAGATaagataatttatttatatggcCTATGTTTAAGATCTCGGCCCGCCGAAGCCCAAAGCAATTTAGTTCATCTAATCAGCTATGTTGTCAGCCCAAAACGGTGAATTAACTTATCAGCCCAATACCCATTAcccaaataaaacataaaattaccAAAATATCCTATTGTGTCACATGATTCAGAAAAGAATTGAGAGAGCAATTTTGCAGCCCTAATTTCTGGAAAAGCTCAAATTCTTCCACCTAAATCGAGCCCTAATTTCTGGGAAAGCATATCTGATACTTCAATCTCGCCGCCGATCTGTCTCCGACCTATTAGCACGTTAGCTTGCCGCCTTGTAGACTACGATCTCCTTCGGCATTCACTCATTAAGGTATTTTTCGATTCTAAGTTTAGAAATGCCGTGTGGCTTTGTCATCCCTGAAAATGGCGTGTAAATAGGGGCTTCAGCCTTTCTACCCCTACTGCTCTTTCatcactaagagcatccgcagcggtggcgaaagacgccaccgccgtccgcgtcgttggcaaggcgcaggaccgccgccgctgcagccgcaccgctggcacggcgctgctcgatgtatcgagcacgtccgtgccagcggacgcacacgtggcgctctcccattcgtcaacggcatagccgttgtgtttaaacttttttttatttatttttt from Salvia splendens isolate huo1 chromosome 9, SspV2, whole genome shotgun sequence includes:
- the LOC121747095 gene encoding kinesin-like protein NACK1, which codes for MTVRTPGTPASKVDRTQAAVTTGGNTNRAREEKIVVTVRLRPLSKREQSSKDQIAWECIDDHTIVYNPSPQERAALPASFSFDKVFGPDCSTENVYEDGVKMVALSALNGINATIFAYGQTSSGKTYTMRGITEKAVNDIYMHIINTPERDFQIKISGLEIYNENVRDLLNSESGRSLKLLDDPEKGTVVEKLVEETAKDDQHLRHLIHVCDAQRQVGETALNDTSSRSHQIIRLTIESTLRESSNCVRSYVASLNFVDLAGSERTSQTNAEGIRLREGCHINLSLMTLTTVIRKLSVGKRSGHIPYRDSKLTRILQHSLGGNARTAIICTLSPATSHAEQSRNTLLFATRAKEVTNNAQVNMVISDKQLVKHLQKEVARLEAELRTPEPSNERDIKLLQMEKEMEELRCQRDLAQSQVEELRRKLEDEKKLKPSDSHSPSVKKCLSFSGTLLPKMDGKERIRTLGRQSLRQSSTAPFTLMHEIRKLEHLQEQLGEEATRALDVLQKEVSCHRLGNQDAAETIAKLQAEIREMRCTQPSAKDATEVENVLPVNKSISANLKEEITRLHSQGSTIADLEEKLENVQKSIDKLVMSLPTKRDQPSTDNSPKTKNPDKRKKILPLASNSGLNMQNLIKSPCSPLTASDQVLDRDIENRPPVSDALSGETHSVSDKDTPTKSDASSKENTPYRRSSSVNMRKMQKMFQNAAEENVRSIKAYVTELKERVAKLQYQKQLLVCQVLELEANEAAGYNLEECEDIPEIEEEPQAPWHLVFREQQQQIIELWDICHVSIIHRTQFYLLFKGDPADQIYMEVELRRLTWLQQHLTEMGNASPAPQAGNEAVVSLSSSIRALKREREFLARRMNTRMTAEEREALFIKWDVPLDGKQRRLQFVNKLWTDPHNEMHIQESAAIVEKLVGGVGGGNLTKEMVELNFALPSDRRQWHMDWNQILKPPSFVKNIL